The Rhizobium oryzihabitans genomic sequence ACGCACAAGATACCGGCTATCGCAAGACAGCAGCTTCAGGCGGGCGCCATCGGCATCAATTGCCAGAAAGTCAGCGAGGCGGAGGTCTTCGCGGATGCCGGGTTCGACGACATCCTGATCACCTACAATATTCTCGGCCCGGCAAAACTTGCGCGATTAAAGACGCTGAACGCGCGCATCGGCAGACTGAGCGTTGTTGCCGACAGCGCTGTAACGGTTGCCGGACTTGCCGGCACATTTGATGCGGAAAGACCGCTTGCGGTGCTTGTCGAATGCGATACGGGTGGAAAGCGTTGCGGCGTGCAGACCCCACGGGCAGCGCTGGAGCTTGCGGAGAAGATCGTCGCGGCGACGGGCCTCAAATTCAAGGGCATTTTGACCTATCCGGCCCCTGGCGGGGCGGAAAAGGTGGAAGACTTCATACGCGAAACCATGGCGCTGCTCGCGGAAAAAGGCATCGATTGCCCGGTCCGCTCAAGTGGCGGCTCACCTGATTTTTTCTCGGCTCACCTTGTTCCTTCCGCCACCGAACATCGGGCGGGCACCTATGTCTACAATGACCGTTCGATGCTGCGCGCCGGACATTGCACCGCTGGCGATCTGGCAATGCACGTCCTCGCCACCGTGGTATCGAGACCTACGGTCGATCGCGCCGTGCTTGATTGCGGCTCGAAGGCCTTGACCTCCGATCTATTGGGTTTCAGCGATTACGGCATGATTGAGGGGTATGAGGGCGCAAAGATCATTTCGCTTTCGGAAGAACACGCGGTTGTCGATTTGTCGGCCTGCAGTTCCGCCCGGCCTGACATTGGTGATGTCGTCAAGGTCGTGCCGAACCACACCTGTGTCGTCAGCAATCTCTTCGACCGAATGGTTTTCCATCGAAATGGCCTGGTAACGCGCGTGGAAGATGTCGCAGCGCGCGGTACCGTCTGGTAATATTACCCGGCTAATTAAATTGCGAAACGGGTGCTTCGGACCAACCGGCACCGGCAAAGAGTAACACAGTCATGCGCATATTCACGGCATCGCTCGCCACCGAAACCAATACGTTTTCACCCGTTCCAACGGATATGGACGCTTTCCGCGCGGCCTTTTACGCCGGCCCGGGCGAGCATCCGGAAACGCCGACGCTTTGCTCGTCGCCGGTGCCAATCCTGCGCCGTCGTGGCAAGATGGAGGGGTTCACGGTCATCGAGGGTACATCATGTTGGGCGGAGCCGGCGGGGCTCATCCAGCGCCAGACCTATGAAACGCTGCGCGATACGATTCTTGCCGAGCTCACGGCGGCCTTGCCGGTCGATGCGGTGATTCTAGGCCTGCATGGCGCCATGGTGGCACAGGGTTATGACGATCCCGAAGGCGATTTCCTGTCGCGGATACGCGCGCTGGTCGGCCCGGATGTGTTGATCGCGGCCGAATTTGATCCCCATAGCCATCTGACAGCACTAAGGGTCGCCAATCTCGACATCATGGCAACGTTCCTGGAATTCCCGCATACGGATTTCGAGGAACGCGGCGAGCATGTGGTGGAAATGGCGCTGCGCACCCTGCGTGGAGAAATCAGGCCGGTTATCTCCACTTTCGACTGCCGCATGATCACCATCTATCCCACCAGCCGCGAGCCGATGCGTTCCTATGTCGACCGTTTGAAGGCATTGGAGGGCAAGGATGGCATCCTGTCGATTTCCGTCATTCACGGTTTCATGGCTGGCGATGTGCCGGATATGGGCACACGCATTGTTGTCGTCACAGATAATGACAGGGCAAAGGGCGACGCGCTGGCCGAAAAGCTTGGCCATGAGCTTTATGCCATGCGCAAGCTGACAGCGATGCCGATGCTCGACACGGAGGCTGGCCTGGACATGGCGCTCACCATCCGCGGCCATAATCCGGATATGCCGGTCGTGGTGTCGGATATATGGGACAATCCAGGCGGCGGTGTTGCGGGTGACGCCACCCATATTCTGCGGCGCATGGTGGAGCGCGGCATGGATAATATCGGTGTTGCGACGATCTGGGATCCGATTGCCGTGTCCTTCTGTCATGCGGCAGGTGAGGGGGCCGAGATCGATCTGCGCATCGGCGGTAAATCCAGTCCTGAAGGCGGTGAACCGCTGGATTTCCGGATCAAGGTGATGCGCACCGCAGAGGCTGGCTGGCAGAGTTTCCGCAACAGCCGCGTTACGCTCGGCCGCGCCGCCGTTGTAAGACCGGTTGGAACGGAGATCGATATCATTCTCATTACCAGCAGAACGCAGACTTATGAGCCGGATATCTTTTCCAATCTCGGCATCGATTTTGCCAGAAAAGACGTGCTGCTTGTAAAGTCCACAAACCACTTTCATGCCGGGTTTGCGCCGATCGCCTCGGAGATCGTCTATATCGCCGCGCCGACATCCTATCCGACCGACCCGGCAAAAACCGCCTATCGCAAGGCAAGCCTGCAACTTTGGCCAAGGCTGGCCGATCCGCTCGGGCTGGATTGAGGCTACGGCAGCTTATATCCGCCGCAGCGTGATCAGAAAGAACACGCCGTCATCATGGTCGGGCTTGACCGTGAAAGGCAGGCTTTCCGGGATGAAAATGCTATCCAGCTTCTCCAGCCGGGCACTATCGTTATCGAAGGAAACCGTTAAAGGACGGAGCGACAGGATCATCCTCGTGCCCGTTCCCGCTTCCGCCGAATAGCTGCCGGAGAGCCTTTCCACGCTGTGGCTGAAGGATGAGCGGCGGGTCATGATGTTCAGATCAACGATCGAACCATCCATCAGGGACGCATCCACGGGAACATCGGCGGCAAAGGGCAGGGGGGTGCTCTTTGTCGTCAGCGCCACCGGCTCATCTCCTGCAATAGAGAGCGCCATGCCGTTTCCCTCGATAATGGCAAGTGTGCGGTCTATGCCTGGGAAGCTGGAAAACGGTCCGTCCTGAGCGACGGTCGCCATGCTGATGCGCCATTCGAATGCATCCACGGAGGCACCCGGCGGATGGATGGCGATTTCCACCGTAACGCCGCCGCCGTTTTTCCAAGGCATGGTCTTGTATTCAGAAGCGCGCAGTATTTTCATGTGATGTCCAGAATCGGGTCGTTATTTGGGGGCGGGGGAGCGGAAGTTTATGATCCGCGATCATTCTCGATGCGTCGCTCGACCGCTCTTTGCGCCGTCTTGAGATCCGACGGTCGGCCGGCCACTTTTTCGATGGCGGCGATGGCAAGGTCGCTGGCGACATAGTCGGATTTATGCCCGAGATTGTGCACGACGATCAAAGTGGATCCGCGAATATCTCTGGCGAGGTGACGGGAATGTACCTCTGGTGAGACGATGGTGTCCGTATCACCCGTTATGATGACAGTCGGCGCCTTGATGCGCCGATAGTCCGACGAAGCTCCACGCGCCCATTCGTTGAGGGCCGCGACCTCTTGGGCATTGTGCCGGAAAGCCTTGGGCCGCAGGGCTGCCACGGCATGCGTCGCCTCCACATAATCGGCGGGCCTGGAATTGGGTGCAAAAACGCCGCGCGTTGCCTGATCCAGCGCCAGAAGACCGGCGGGCGGCGCAATGAAGGTGCTGAAGAGCGGGCCGGTGAAGGGCGCGTTTGCCGCCGTGTAATACCAGGCAATTCCGCCTTCCCACGGATAGACCGCGGGAGAGAGAAATACGAGGCCGGTGACCATATCTGGATGACGGACGGCAAGCGCCGCCGCAATGGCGCCGCCAAAGGAATGCCCGACGACAATGGCTCTTGGGATCCCTCGTTTCTTCATAAGAAGTGCGATGGCGTCGGCCTGCCCATCCGGGAGAATATTGCCTTTGCCGCCGATATCCGAGTTGCCGTGCCCCGGCCTGTCGACAAACAGCAATTGCGCCCGGCCGCGGAGCTTTGTGAGAAAGGAGTACATCGGATCGTAAAGGCTGGCGCTCGCCCCGTGAATGAAGAGGATCGGCGGAAGATCGGCGCTTTTTCCCGGCTCGAACAAGACGCTGTTCAGCTTGTAGCCGCCCACATCTATTCGCACGGGAACGATATGTTCTTTTTCGGAAGTCGTGGCCTGTGTGGCGGAAAGCGGGAAAAGCGCTCCGAAAACAAGGGTAAAGGCAAGCGGGAGGAACCTGTGCGCCATTCTTCGATCTACCATGTCCTTCATGCCCGCCCTCACGGTTAGCGCGGCTTTCAAACGAGCATAAAGCCGGTCGGTTAAAAACAGCAACGAGCAAAGCCGCAGAGAGCGCAGAAGTTCCACCGCCGCCGACGCGGCATTGATGAGGCACCAGATTCGGCAATGTGCAAGGGAAGGCGGATCGCGGTCGTCCTCTCCGATCAGATAAATGGCGCAGCCCGAAGGCTGCGCCGAGTTTTATCCCTTAGTTGCCGAGGATGCCGGGCAGGCGCAGGCCCTGTTCCTTCGCGCATTCCACGGCAATATCGTAACCGGCATCGGCATGGCGCATGACGCCGGTTGCCGGGTCATTCCACAGAACCCGCTCAAGCCGCCGGGCGGCATCGTCGGAACCATCAGCGCAGATGACCATGCCGGAATGCTGGGAGAAGCCCATGCCGACGCCGCCGCCGTGGTGCAGGGAAACCCAGGTCGCACCCGACGCCGTGTTGAGCAGTGCGTTCAGGAGCGGCCAGTCGGAAACGGCGTCCGAGCCGTCCTTCATGGCCTCTGTCTCGCGGTTCGGCGACGCGACGGAGCCGCTATCGAGATGGTCGCGGCCGATGACAACAGGCGCCTTCAGCTCGCCGTTCTTCACCATTTCATTGAAGGCAAGCCCAAGGCGATGGCGGTCTCCAAGCCCGACCCAGCAGATGCGTGCCGGCAGGCCCTGGAAGGCGATGCGCTCGCGCGCCATGTTCAGCCAATTGTGCAGATGCTTGTTGTCGGGCAGCAGTTCCTTCACTTTGGCATCGGTCTTGTAGATATCTTCCGGATCGCCGGAAAGGGCCGCCCAGCGGAACGGGCCGACGCCACGGCAGAAAAGCGGACGAATGTAGGCCGGGACGAAGCCTGGGAAGGCGAAGGCATTTTCCAGTCCTTCATCCTTGGCGACCTGACGAATATTGTTGCCGTAGTCCAATGTCGGCACGCCGGCATCCCAGAAGGCGACCATCGCTTCGACATGCTGCTTCATCGAGGCACGAGCGGCGGCTTCGACAGCTTTGGGATCGCTCTCACGCTTGGCCTTGTGTTCGGCAACGCTCCAGCCAACCGGCAGATAACCGTTGAGCGGGTCGTGGGCCGATGTCTGGTCGGTGACGATATCGGGGCGCGGGCCGCCATTCTTCATACGCTTGACAAGTTCCGGGAAGATTTCGGCCGCGTTGCCGAGCAGTCCGACGGATTTGGCTTCCCCGGCCTTGGTCCACTTGTCGATGAGTGCCAAAGCTTCATCCAGCGTCTTTGCCTTCTCGTCGACATAACGGGTGCGCAGGCGGAAATCGATACGGGTTTCGTCGCTCTCGACGGCAAGGCAGCAGGCGCCGGCCATCACGGCCGCCAGCGGCTGTGCGCCGCCCATGCCGCCGAGACCGCCGGTCAATATCCATTTGCCTTTCAGATTGCCGCCATAGTGCTGACGGCCAGCCTCGACGAAGGTCTCATAGGTGCCCTGAACGATGCCCTGCGTGCCGATGTAAATCCACGAGCCGGCCGTCATCTGGCCGTACATGGCGAGACCCTTCTTATCCAGCTCGTTGAAGTGATCCCAGGTCGCCCAGTGCGGCACGAGATTGGAATTGGCGATCAGGACGCGCGGCGCATCCTTGTGGGTGCGAAAAACACCGACCGGCTTGCCCGATTGTACGACGAGCGTTTCATCCTCGTTCAAATCCTTCAGCGTCGCGACGATGCGGTCAAAATCCTCCCAGGTGCGGGCGGCACGGCCGATACCGCCGTAGACGACCAGCTCATGCGGGTTCTCGGCCACGTCAGGATCGAGATTGTTCATCAGCATGCGCAGCGGCGCTTCCGTCATCCAGCTCTTGGCATTGAGTTCAGTGCCCTGCGGTGCGCGGACATCGCGGATATTGTGGCGCGGATTGTTCATGTGGTTTCCCCTTATCGTTTTGTCGCAAGCGCGAAATTTTCGAGGCGCGTCAGAATGGTTTTGAGATGGACGCGCAGGCGTTCAGCCCTTTCCGCGTCATAGGCAAAGGGCGGCGTCTCGCTTGCAAGGTGGGTGGATTGTGCAAGCTCCATCTGAATGGCGTGCACGCCGGTTTCCGGCTTTCCATAATGGCGCGTTGTCCAGCCGCCTTTGAAACGCCCGTTCAGAATGCAGTCGTAACCTTCTGCGGCAGAGGTCACTTCCACGGCTATTTTTTCGATCGCCGGGTCGCAGGTCCTGCCCATATCGGTGCCGATGTTGAAATCCGGCAGCTTGCCTTCAAACAGGAAAGGAATATGCGAGCGGATCGAGTGGCAATCATAGAGGATGGCGATGCCGTGGATGGCCTTCACCCGCTCGATTTCCGCCGCAAGCGCCGCGTGATAGGGCGCGTGAAAGGTTTCCAGCCGGGCAGCGATGTCATCTTGACCGGGTTCCTGCCCCTCATTCCAGATCGGCTTGCCGTCGAAATCGGTGTCCGGAACGAGGCCTGTGGTGTTTTGCCCCGGATAGAGGCTGACGCCTTCCGGATCGCGGTTGGCGTCGATCACATAACGATGGAAATTGGCGCGAACCGTCGTCGCATCGGGGATCAGATCTGCATAGAGATCGTGAATATGCCAGTCGGTATCGGCGAGTATCCTGCCATTGTCGTTCAGACGTTGCCAAATCTCCGCCGGAACCTCGGTGCCGGTGTGGGGCAGGCCGAGAATGACCGGCGATGAACCCTCTCTGATGTCGAAGACGCGCACCTCACACCTCCAGCTTCGGCAGGATGCCTTCCGAAATGGCCGAAACCAGAGCGCCGGAGGCGATGAGGTCGGATGCCGCCTTCAGATCCGGCGCCATATAACGGTCATCCTCCAACGAGGGGATCACTTGCCGCAGCACGGCGATTGCCTTTTGTAGCTCAGGGCTGGTTTTCAGCGGCCCACGCAATTCCACGCCCTGAACCGCCGAAAGCGCCTCGATGCCGAGGATGGCGAAGAGATTTTCCGTCATGGCCAGCAGGCGTCGCGCGCCATGGCAGGCCATCGAGACGTGGTCTTCCTGATTGGCCGAGGTTGGCGTCGAATCGACGGAAGCCGGGTGCGCCATCTGCTTGTTCTCGCTCATCAGCGCGGCGGACGTGACTTCGGCGATCATCAGGCCGGAATTCAGTCCCGGTTTCTTCGAAAGGAAGGCGGGCAGGCCATAGGAGAGGGCCGGATCGACCAGAAGCGCCACGCGGCGCTGCGCGATCGCACCGATTTCGCAGATGGCGAGCGCCGTCTGGTCGGCAGCAAAGGCCACCGGCTCGGCGTGGAAATTGCCGCCTGACACGACGGAGTTGTCGGAAAGCACCAGCGGATTGTCCGTCACCGCATTGGCTTCGATTTCAAGCGTGCGGGCCACCTGTCTCAGAAGGTCGAGGCAGGCGCCGTCCACCTGCGGCTGGCAGCGGATGCAATAGGGATCCTGAACGCGCTCGTCACCTTCGATATGGCTGACGCGGATTTCGGATCCTTCCAGCAGGTTACGTAGTGCAGCGCCCGCATCGATCTGGCCCTTATGGCCGCGCAATGTGTGAATATCGGGATGGAAGGGGGCGGAAGAACCCATGGCGGCATCGGTGGAAAGCGCGCCGGTAATCAGCGCCGCCTGTGCCGCGCGGTGAGCGCGGAAAAGACCGGCGAGCGCCAGCGCCGTCGAGGTCTGCGTGCCGTTGATCAGCGCCAGGCCTTCCTTGGCGGCGAGAACGACCGGGGTCAGCCCGGCTCTTGCGAGCGCCTCGCCGGCGGGCAGAAGCGCGCCTTCATAAAATGCCTCGCCTTCGCCCATCATCACAGCGGCCATATGGGCAAGCGGCGCGAGATCGCCGGAGGCGCCAACCGAACCTTTTTCCGGGATGGAAGGAATGACGCCCTTTTCCAGCATATCCTCGATCAGCCGCACCAGTTCCAGCCGCACGCCGGATGCGCCGCGACCGAGCGAAATCAGCTTCAGCGCCATGATCAGGCGAACGACATTTTCCGGCAGGGCCGCACCGACACCGCAGCAATGCGACAGGATGAGGTTACGCTGCAGCGTCGCCACATCGGCCGCGTCGATCTTGATGGAAGCGAGTTTGCCAAAACCGGTATTGATACCATAGACCGGCGAATTGCCGGCGGCGATCTCGGCGATGCGGGCCGCCGCTTTTTCTATGCCGGCATCAAACGAACGGTCGAGTTTGGCCGTGCCGTTATCCCAGTAGATCGCGGCAAGTTCGGCAAGAGTCACGTTGCCGGGGTGAAGCGTGATAGTCATGGGTAAACCTTCTGTCCCTTAAAAATGCGGGCGTGGAGCGGATTGAAACCGATGCGGTAGACAAGCTCAGCCGGGCGTTCGATGTCCCAGATGACGAAATCGGCGGATTTTCCTGTTTCCAGCGTGCCGGTTTCCGCAAGCAGGCCGAGCGCATTTGCGGCATTGCGCGTCGTCGCCGTCAGGCATTCCTCCACC encodes the following:
- a CDS encoding D-TA family PLP-dependent enzyme yields the protein MTYPWPDAGTPLDAISTPMPVIDEDRLAANILRAQSYLDSHDKAFRPHIKTHKIPAIARQQLQAGAIGINCQKVSEAEVFADAGFDDILITYNILGPAKLARLKTLNARIGRLSVVADSAVTVAGLAGTFDAERPLAVLVECDTGGKRCGVQTPRAALELAEKIVAATGLKFKGILTYPAPGGAEKVEDFIRETMALLAEKGIDCPVRSSGGSPDFFSAHLVPSATEHRAGTYVYNDRSMLRAGHCTAGDLAMHVLATVVSRPTVDRAVLDCGSKALTSDLLGFSDYGMIEGYEGAKIISLSEEHAVVDLSACSSARPDIGDVVKVVPNHTCVVSNLFDRMVFHRNGLVTRVEDVAARGTVW
- a CDS encoding M81 family metallopeptidase, giving the protein MRIFTASLATETNTFSPVPTDMDAFRAAFYAGPGEHPETPTLCSSPVPILRRRGKMEGFTVIEGTSCWAEPAGLIQRQTYETLRDTILAELTAALPVDAVILGLHGAMVAQGYDDPEGDFLSRIRALVGPDVLIAAEFDPHSHLTALRVANLDIMATFLEFPHTDFEERGEHVVEMALRTLRGEIRPVISTFDCRMITIYPTSREPMRSYVDRLKALEGKDGILSISVIHGFMAGDVPDMGTRIVVVTDNDRAKGDALAEKLGHELYAMRKLTAMPMLDTEAGLDMALTIRGHNPDMPVVVSDIWDNPGGGVAGDATHILRRMVERGMDNIGVATIWDPIAVSFCHAAGEGAEIDLRIGGKSSPEGGEPLDFRIKVMRTAEAGWQSFRNSRVTLGRAAVVRPVGTEIDIILITSRTQTYEPDIFSNLGIDFARKDVLLVKSTNHFHAGFAPIASEIVYIAAPTSYPTDPAKTAYRKASLQLWPRLADPLGLD
- a CDS encoding HutD/Ves family protein, which codes for MKILRASEYKTMPWKNGGGVTVEIAIHPPGASVDAFEWRISMATVAQDGPFSSFPGIDRTLAIIEGNGMALSIAGDEPVALTTKSTPLPFAADVPVDASLMDGSIVDLNIMTRRSSFSHSVERLSGSYSAEAGTGTRMILSLRPLTVSFDNDSARLEKLDSIFIPESLPFTVKPDHDDGVFFLITLRRI
- a CDS encoding alpha/beta fold hydrolase, with protein sequence MAHRFLPLAFTLVFGALFPLSATQATTSEKEHIVPVRIDVGGYKLNSVLFEPGKSADLPPILFIHGASASLYDPMYSFLTKLRGRAQLLFVDRPGHGNSDIGGKGNILPDGQADAIALLMKKRGIPRAIVVGHSFGGAIAAALAVRHPDMVTGLVFLSPAVYPWEGGIAWYYTAANAPFTGPLFSTFIAPPAGLLALDQATRGVFAPNSRPADYVEATHAVAALRPKAFRHNAQEVAALNEWARGASSDYRRIKAPTVIITGDTDTIVSPEVHSRHLARDIRGSTLIVVHNLGHKSDYVASDLAIAAIEKVAGRPSDLKTAQRAVERRIENDRGS
- the hutU gene encoding urocanate hydratase; this encodes MNNPRHNIRDVRAPQGTELNAKSWMTEAPLRMLMNNLDPDVAENPHELVVYGGIGRAARTWEDFDRIVATLKDLNEDETLVVQSGKPVGVFRTHKDAPRVLIANSNLVPHWATWDHFNELDKKGLAMYGQMTAGSWIYIGTQGIVQGTYETFVEAGRQHYGGNLKGKWILTGGLGGMGGAQPLAAVMAGACCLAVESDETRIDFRLRTRYVDEKAKTLDEALALIDKWTKAGEAKSVGLLGNAAEIFPELVKRMKNGGPRPDIVTDQTSAHDPLNGYLPVGWSVAEHKAKRESDPKAVEAAARASMKQHVEAMVAFWDAGVPTLDYGNNIRQVAKDEGLENAFAFPGFVPAYIRPLFCRGVGPFRWAALSGDPEDIYKTDAKVKELLPDNKHLHNWLNMARERIAFQGLPARICWVGLGDRHRLGLAFNEMVKNGELKAPVVIGRDHLDSGSVASPNRETEAMKDGSDAVSDWPLLNALLNTASGATWVSLHHGGGVGMGFSQHSGMVICADGSDDAARRLERVLWNDPATGVMRHADAGYDIAVECAKEQGLRLPGILGN
- the hutG gene encoding N-formylglutamate deformylase; the protein is MRVFDIREGSSPVILGLPHTGTEVPAEIWQRLNDNGRILADTDWHIHDLYADLIPDATTVRANFHRYVIDANRDPEGVSLYPGQNTTGLVPDTDFDGKPIWNEGQEPGQDDIAARLETFHAPYHAALAAEIERVKAIHGIAILYDCHSIRSHIPFLFEGKLPDFNIGTDMGRTCDPAIEKIAVEVTSAAEGYDCILNGRFKGGWTTRHYGKPETGVHAIQMELAQSTHLASETPPFAYDAERAERLRVHLKTILTRLENFALATKR
- the hutH gene encoding histidine ammonia-lyase, yielding MTITLHPGNVTLAELAAIYWDNGTAKLDRSFDAGIEKAAARIAEIAAGNSPVYGINTGFGKLASIKIDAADVATLQRNLILSHCCGVGAALPENVVRLIMALKLISLGRGASGVRLELVRLIEDMLEKGVIPSIPEKGSVGASGDLAPLAHMAAVMMGEGEAFYEGALLPAGEALARAGLTPVVLAAKEGLALINGTQTSTALALAGLFRAHRAAQAALITGALSTDAAMGSSAPFHPDIHTLRGHKGQIDAGAALRNLLEGSEIRVSHIEGDERVQDPYCIRCQPQVDGACLDLLRQVARTLEIEANAVTDNPLVLSDNSVVSGGNFHAEPVAFAADQTALAICEIGAIAQRRVALLVDPALSYGLPAFLSKKPGLNSGLMIAEVTSAALMSENKQMAHPASVDSTPTSANQEDHVSMACHGARRLLAMTENLFAILGIEALSAVQGVELRGPLKTSPELQKAIAVLRQVIPSLEDDRYMAPDLKAASDLIASGALVSAISEGILPKLEV